Proteins found in one Vallitalea guaymasensis genomic segment:
- the panC gene encoding pantoate--beta-alanine ligase, which produces MKIFNDINELRKHLEIYRTEGKTIGLVPTMGYLHKGHISLVQKSVKDNDITVLSIYVNPTQFGPTEDLDKYPKDLENDKKLAKEAGVDVIFIPTNSVMYLDNHATYVNVDNLTDNLCGKSRPTHFRGVTTIVTKLFNIVQPNGAYFGQKDAQQAIVIKKMVKDLNMPIDIIICPIVRENDGLALSSRNTYLNTEERNQATILYESLQKSKECIKNGEQSATIIKDMIKEMIEEKPSATIDYISIVNEDTLEDIDYIQGNILIALAVKIGQTRLIDNLRMEVNLIC; this is translated from the coding sequence ATGAAAATATTCAATGATATAAATGAACTGCGAAAACATCTGGAAATCTATCGTACAGAAGGCAAGACTATAGGTTTAGTGCCTACTATGGGATATTTACATAAGGGACATATCTCTTTAGTACAAAAATCAGTTAAGGATAATGATATAACAGTACTAAGTATCTATGTGAATCCCACTCAATTCGGTCCTACTGAGGATTTGGATAAATACCCTAAAGATCTTGAAAATGATAAAAAGCTTGCCAAGGAAGCTGGAGTAGATGTTATTTTTATACCAACCAACTCAGTAATGTACCTAGATAATCATGCTACTTATGTGAATGTTGACAATCTAACAGATAATCTATGTGGTAAATCGAGACCTACTCATTTTAGAGGTGTAACAACTATTGTAACTAAATTATTCAATATAGTTCAGCCAAATGGAGCTTATTTTGGACAGAAAGATGCTCAACAGGCTATAGTCATCAAGAAAATGGTTAAAGACCTGAACATGCCTATTGATATAATCATCTGCCCTATTGTAAGGGAAAATGATGGTCTAGCATTAAGTTCTCGTAACACATACCTAAATACTGAAGAGCGCAATCAAGCTACTATTTTATATGAATCACTCCAAAAATCAAAAGAGTGTATCAAAAACGGTGAACAATCAGCCACAATCATAAAAGATATGATAAAAGAAATGATTGAAGAAAAACCTTCAGCGACTATAGACTATATAAGCATTGTTAATGAAGATACACTTGAAGATATAGATTATATTCAGGGTAATATTCTCATTGCCCTTGCTGTTAAAATCGGTCAAACAAGATTGATTGATAATCTAAGAATGGAGGTAAATCTAATATGTTAA
- a CDS encoding AraC family transcriptional regulator: MKRLLYTYKRKNKMYIKLLMMIVFSIILAIVLTSSILYKSYENFGLSMIHKYESDKLAQTTYSATYMKTSASRLVMQLYVNRNIERFMYNYSVDMLEVKTSIDELISYKATGPFIHSIYIYNGKNNTFLTTISSEGVENNNDFFDKELVEILNNYQDYKILYPIPRKSPMPLMPVDENHYSNVYTFIYYTKPTNDKPLKSAIIVNVTEEWLQNMIKTMEINTDGEIFIINNEGVVVTGNNTYSMKSNISDKRFVQKILNSDKETGYFLDKVDGKKSVIHYNKSNSLDWKFISITPYKSIKYKVSKMKYLTLLVCMFILILGIACSILMSHRLWKPIKKILNKMNKLEKHKRESTYVLKNRMLKAMLQNKNSISIDNLDKLFNDFNIKLKRETPIALILFKIDDFIEIKDKYNYKDREVLKFAIMNIASEMCGHKYNHECINLEEDNVVLIMNVEENQLSFWVNDIREIIEKVQSAMNEYFELSISATISSVSDELSNIYNTYIDTLNNSQYRFYFGHRSILYEDELKELEEKDYEYPVQKEQQMIDSLMLGKIKDAKFYYEKIINETLNYSYYSMNQVLLQMSLAMSKVFNRMEKNYHCKFPFNFNSLFTEIGQLETIEKVNMKFLGFFDQIDEIIEENKSIKHNQLINEIIEMINENYKDMNLSVGIIADRYNMTANYLNRIFKKHTSVSVSQFINRTRLTKIKAMLETTSKPISEIAEECGFLNISYFYTLFKKEYGITANGYRMKAKQELNK; encoded by the coding sequence GTGAAAAGATTGTTGTATACATATAAAAGAAAGAATAAGATGTATATTAAATTGTTGATGATGATTGTATTTTCTATAATATTGGCTATAGTTTTGACTTCATCCATTTTGTATAAGAGCTATGAAAATTTTGGATTATCCATGATACATAAATATGAAAGTGATAAACTTGCTCAGACTACTTATAGTGCCACTTATATGAAGACATCAGCCAGTAGATTGGTTATGCAGTTGTATGTTAATAGAAATATAGAAAGATTCATGTACAATTATTCTGTAGACATGTTAGAGGTCAAGACCAGTATTGATGAATTGATCTCCTATAAAGCTACAGGACCTTTCATTCATTCCATTTATATATATAATGGTAAGAATAATACTTTCTTGACTACTATATCATCTGAAGGAGTGGAGAATAATAACGATTTTTTTGATAAGGAATTAGTGGAAATTCTTAATAATTATCAAGATTATAAAATTCTCTATCCAATACCTAGGAAAAGTCCTATGCCTTTAATGCCTGTAGATGAAAATCACTATTCAAATGTATATACATTCATCTATTACACCAAACCAACAAATGATAAACCACTGAAATCTGCAATAATTGTAAACGTAACTGAAGAATGGTTACAAAATATGATTAAGACAATGGAGATTAATACAGATGGAGAGATATTTATTATCAATAATGAAGGTGTGGTTGTAACAGGGAATAATACATATTCTATGAAATCCAATATATCAGATAAAAGGTTTGTTCAAAAAATACTTAATTCAGATAAGGAAACAGGATATTTCTTAGATAAGGTAGATGGTAAAAAAAGTGTTATACATTATAATAAGTCCAATTCCCTTGATTGGAAATTCATAAGTATCACTCCTTATAAAAGTATCAAATATAAAGTAAGTAAAATGAAATATTTAACCTTATTGGTTTGCATGTTCATACTAATTCTAGGTATAGCATGTTCAATTCTCATGTCACATAGGTTATGGAAGCCAATCAAAAAAATACTTAATAAGATGAACAAGTTGGAAAAACACAAAAGAGAGAGTACATATGTGTTGAAAAACAGAATGCTGAAGGCTATGCTTCAAAATAAAAATAGTATCAGTATCGATAATCTGGACAAGCTATTCAATGATTTCAATATAAAACTGAAACGTGAGACTCCTATAGCATTGATACTTTTCAAAATTGATGATTTCATTGAAATAAAAGATAAGTATAATTATAAGGATAGAGAAGTTCTGAAATTCGCTATCATGAACATAGCATCAGAAATGTGTGGTCATAAATACAATCATGAGTGTATTAATCTAGAGGAAGATAATGTGGTATTGATTATGAATGTAGAAGAAAATCAGTTGTCTTTCTGGGTTAATGATATTAGAGAGATTATAGAAAAAGTGCAATCGGCTATGAATGAGTATTTTGAACTATCAATATCAGCAACTATAAGTTCTGTATCAGATGAATTAAGTAATATCTATAATACGTATATAGATACTTTAAATAATTCTCAATATAGATTTTATTTCGGACATAGGAGCATTCTATATGAAGATGAATTAAAAGAATTAGAGGAAAAAGATTATGAATATCCTGTACAGAAAGAACAGCAGATGATTGATTCACTAATGCTTGGAAAGATAAAAGATGCCAAATTTTACTATGAGAAAATAATTAACGAGACATTAAATTATTCCTACTATTCTATGAATCAAGTACTTTTGCAAATGAGTCTAGCTATGAGTAAAGTATTTAATAGAATGGAGAAAAATTATCATTGTAAATTTCCTTTTAATTTTAATTCATTATTTACAGAAATAGGGCAGTTGGAAACAATAGAAAAGGTGAATATGAAATTCTTGGGCTTTTTTGATCAGATTGATGAGATAATAGAAGAGAATAAAAGCATAAAACATAATCAGTTAATTAATGAAATAATAGAAATGATTAATGAAAATTATAAAGATATGAACTTATCTGTTGGCATAATAGCAGACAGATATAATATGACAGCTAATTACTTGAATAGGATTTTTAAAAAACATACATCAGTATCTGTTTCACAATTCATTAATAGAACAAGGCTTACGAAAATCAAAGCTATGTTGGAAACAACATCAAAACCCATTAGTGAGATTGCTGAAGAATGTGGATTCTTGAACATCAGTTATTTTTATACATTATTCAAAAAAGAGTATGGTATTACAGCAAATGGTTACAGGATGAAAGCAAAACAAGAGTTGAATAAATAA
- the panD gene encoding aspartate 1-decarboxylase, which produces MLIEMMTGKLHRATVTDANLNYVGSITIDENLMELADILPGQKVQIVNNNNGARLETYVIKGERNSGTICLNGAAARLVQPGDIIIIIAYALMDKEEAKDYKPKVVVLDNNNQIIG; this is translated from the coding sequence ATGTTAATTGAAATGATGACAGGAAAACTACACAGAGCAACTGTAACTGATGCTAACCTTAACTATGTAGGAAGCATCACCATTGATGAAAACCTAATGGAATTAGCGGATATATTGCCTGGACAGAAAGTACAGATTGTCAATAATAATAATGGTGCTCGATTAGAGACTTATGTTATAAAAGGAGAACGTAACAGCGGTACCATATGTCTTAACGGAGCTGCTGCCAGACTTGTACAGCCAGGTGATATAATAATCATTATCGCCTACGCCTTAATGGATAAAGAAGAAGCGAAAGACTATAAACCAAAAGTTGTTGTTCTAGATAACAATAATCAGATTATTGGTTAA
- a CDS encoding non-ribosomal peptide synthetase, with protein MYPLSKGKKAMWDIGKMYKSCIPSLIIGEMIFKDNNISIDKLDRAINKLIESDDIIRTSIIDDDKETIEPFYYHKVNIIDLVEKANEESDKIIQNYTQEKIEKNKLYSFRIVLYNNGKTGIIIKLHHIISDAWTMVLIGSRINYYYRNDKTTTLDKGISYTEYLTRDNRYLISYRYLQDENYWKDKISDFDDSAIKLNNDCIGTVEDIKARRKSIKINEEHIKQYCKNNSISLFAFHVAVLAIYMARMNHKDKVIIGTPVLGREGREKFSLGYYVNMVPLKININMEWTFYELLKEVKKEIFNTLKHSKYPYIKIREAFTAEFGTNKKIFDTVLSYQNAKNVDYKDYNTNWIFNQCAMDGLEINISNRDSEPSITYEIDYQINKYTDNNIDQILSHMDVIIKDVIGNHSKKLRELDIMPDKEKNILLNEFNDTETVYDDTKALHELFYGQVKKIPNKNAVIYKEESMTYRELNEKSNSLASVLQNEGVRRNTIVGVIAEPSIEMIIGILAILKAGGTYLPLDINQPANRIIDTIKNCNVNKIIVHTKKDIADILNVVEQVIPIAGQLNNSTDNIDNVNEVDDLAYILHTSGSTGRPKGIMTTHKNVVGYVNTLLKEINIEGKVVLQQSSYTFDLFTEEVFPTLVSGGTLVIVERETVTNIERLISVIRDNEVQIISSVPSLVAMLNKHMIIPESLEIIISGGDVLKNNHVDNLIKKDIDIYNSYGPTETTVCATYNKCNKGNVSLIGSPISNYKVYIMDRYENLMPIGYEGEIVIGGIGVSKGYYNDSSLTEKKFIKSPFNESDILYKSGDKGRYLVDGNIEYKGRLDRQVKILGNRIELDEIENKINQVTGVKSSVMTCVKTKDTKQLVCYYISSTIEDNTLRDILKKSLPAYMIPNQIIRLETFPLTVNGKIDMEKLNKNKSTNKVYVKPKTSLEKQLVSLYEKVLNIKRAGVTDDFFELGGDSLKAMELIVEADKLGIGLEIKDVYNYPTIRKITQKDSELDFWKYENTIDIIPNKIKRKKSGDILITGATGWLGIHIVNDLLKETKDNIYCIVRGNNTEEKMEKVFAYYFPNMTHEEKQRIKILRGDITLDRLGLSDKDYNIIKDKIKTIIHAAAYVKYHGKSDILRNINVTGTRNIIHMTKMLNAELYHMSTISISGKYMLQHHKVKGSFTEKDLYIGQRFSENEYIFSKFLAESEIIKEIENGLDASIMRVGNLTQRTSDGKFQRNIEDNGFYGRLRELLILKKMPKELLNQKVEMTPVDQCSDAIVKIIKSEPEYTGIYHVYNPNKVGVISILHIIEKMGYKILPVSMDNITTLISHSKEKLKHLLSIRNKNAHVSKNIAVDNYLTTNYLENLGFTWDKIDEDYLRAFIKNIELRDSL; from the coding sequence ATCAAAAGGTAAAAAAGCTATGTGGGATATAGGAAAAATGTATAAATCCTGTATTCCAAGTTTAATAATTGGGGAAATGATTTTCAAAGATAATAACATATCCATTGATAAACTGGATAGGGCTATAAATAAGCTGATTGAATCAGATGATATCATAAGAACATCAATAATAGATGATGACAAAGAGACTATAGAACCTTTTTATTATCATAAGGTTAATATAATAGATTTAGTTGAGAAAGCAAATGAAGAATCAGATAAGATAATACAGAATTACACACAAGAGAAAATAGAAAAGAATAAGCTGTATTCCTTTAGGATTGTTCTATATAACAATGGTAAAACTGGTATTATTATAAAACTTCATCATATTATATCTGATGCTTGGACAATGGTACTGATAGGAAGTAGAATCAATTATTATTATAGAAATGATAAAACAACCACCCTGGATAAAGGAATTTCTTATACAGAATATTTAACTAGAGATAATAGATACCTGATTTCTTATAGATATTTACAAGATGAAAATTATTGGAAAGATAAAATAAGTGATTTTGATGATTCAGCCATAAAATTAAATAATGACTGTATTGGTACAGTTGAAGATATAAAAGCCAGAAGAAAAAGTATTAAGATTAATGAAGAACATATAAAACAATACTGTAAGAATAACTCTATAAGTTTGTTTGCATTTCATGTTGCTGTTCTAGCCATTTATATGGCAAGAATGAATCATAAGGATAAAGTAATAATTGGTACACCAGTATTAGGCAGAGAAGGAAGAGAAAAATTTTCACTAGGTTACTATGTCAATATGGTTCCACTAAAAATCAATATCAACATGGAGTGGACTTTCTATGAATTATTAAAGGAAGTCAAAAAAGAGATCTTCAATACACTCAAACATTCAAAGTATCCTTATATAAAGATACGTGAAGCCTTTACAGCTGAATTCGGAACCAACAAGAAAATTTTTGATACTGTATTATCTTATCAAAATGCTAAAAATGTTGATTATAAGGATTACAATACTAATTGGATATTCAATCAATGTGCCATGGATGGATTAGAAATAAATATCAGCAATAGAGATAGTGAACCTAGCATTACATATGAAATAGACTATCAAATCAATAAATACACAGATAACAATATTGACCAGATTCTTTCTCATATGGATGTTATTATTAAAGATGTTATAGGCAACCATAGTAAAAAACTGAGAGAATTAGATATAATGCCAGATAAAGAAAAAAACATTCTACTTAATGAATTCAATGATACAGAGACAGTGTATGATGATACAAAAGCACTCCATGAGTTGTTTTATGGACAGGTAAAAAAAATACCTAATAAGAATGCAGTAATATATAAAGAGGAATCTATGACCTATAGAGAGCTTAATGAAAAATCCAATTCATTAGCAAGCGTTCTACAGAATGAAGGTGTCAGAAGAAATACTATAGTAGGAGTTATTGCAGAGCCATCAATCGAAATGATTATAGGTATTCTTGCAATTTTAAAGGCTGGTGGAACCTATCTTCCACTAGATATTAATCAGCCAGCAAATAGAATAATTGATACAATTAAAAATTGTAATGTAAATAAAATAATAGTTCATACAAAAAAAGATATAGCCGATATTTTGAATGTTGTAGAACAGGTTATTCCAATAGCAGGACAGCTTAATAATTCAACTGATAATATAGATAACGTTAATGAAGTAGATGACTTGGCTTATATATTGCATACATCTGGTTCAACAGGTAGACCAAAAGGAATTATGACGACCCATAAAAATGTTGTGGGTTATGTAAATACATTACTAAAAGAAATTAATATAGAAGGTAAGGTTGTGCTTCAACAATCATCTTATACATTTGATCTATTTACTGAAGAAGTTTTTCCAACACTTGTTTCAGGTGGGACATTAGTGATTGTGGAACGAGAAACGGTTACTAACATTGAAAGGTTAATAAGTGTAATAAGGGATAATGAAGTACAAATTATCAGTAGTGTACCATCATTAGTAGCTATGCTCAATAAACATATGATTATTCCTGAATCCCTTGAAATCATTATTAGTGGGGGAGATGTACTTAAAAATAATCATGTTGATAATCTGATAAAAAAAGATATTGATATATATAATTCCTATGGACCTACCGAAACAACAGTATGTGCTACCTATAACAAATGTAATAAGGGTAATGTTTCATTAATCGGTTCACCTATAAGTAATTATAAAGTTTATATCATGGATAGATATGAAAATTTAATGCCCATAGGATATGAAGGAGAAATAGTAATTGGTGGTATAGGTGTTTCTAAAGGTTATTATAATGATAGTAGTCTTACTGAAAAGAAATTCATCAAATCACCATTCAATGAAAGTGATATTCTATATAAATCAGGTGATAAAGGAAGATACCTCGTAGATGGTAATATAGAATATAAAGGGAGATTAGACCGTCAGGTTAAAATATTAGGAAACAGAATTGAATTGGATGAAATAGAAAACAAAATCAATCAAGTGACAGGGGTAAAAAGCAGTGTAATGACTTGCGTAAAAACGAAAGATACAAAGCAATTAGTTTGTTATTATATTTCATCAACAATAGAAGACAACACACTTAGAGACATACTTAAAAAATCATTACCAGCTTACATGATACCTAATCAGATAATTAGATTAGAGACATTTCCATTAACGGTGAATGGTAAAATAGATATGGAGAAACTAAATAAGAATAAATCAACTAATAAGGTTTATGTTAAGCCAAAAACCAGTTTAGAGAAACAATTAGTATCTTTATATGAAAAAGTATTGAATATAAAAAGAGCAGGAGTGACTGATGATTTTTTTGAATTAGGTGGTGACTCTCTAAAAGCAATGGAATTAATTGTAGAAGCAGATAAATTAGGAATAGGATTAGAGATAAAAGATGTCTATAATTATCCTACCATAAGGAAAATTACTCAAAAAGATTCAGAATTGGATTTTTGGAAATATGAAAACACAATAGATATTATCCCCAATAAAATTAAAAGAAAGAAATCGGGAGATATATTAATTACAGGTGCAACAGGATGGTTAGGCATCCATATAGTAAATGATTTATTAAAAGAGACGAAAGATAATATATATTGTATTGTTCGAGGAAATAATACGGAAGAAAAAATGGAAAAGGTATTTGCTTACTATTTTCCAAATATGACACATGAAGAAAAACAAAGAATCAAGATTCTAAGAGGAGATATTACATTAGATAGACTAGGACTAAGTGACAAAGACTATAATATCATAAAAGATAAGATTAAAACGATTATCCATGCTGCAGCTTATGTTAAATATCATGGTAAATCAGATATCTTACGTAATATTAATGTAACAGGTACCCGAAATATCATTCACATGACAAAAATGCTGAATGCAGAACTTTATCATATGTCTACAATATCTATAAGTGGTAAATATATGCTGCAACACCATAAGGTAAAAGGTAGCTTTACAGAGAAAGATTTGTATATAGGACAGCGTTTTTCTGAGAACGAGTATATATTTAGTAAGTTCCTTGCAGAGAGTGAAATCATAAAAGAGATAGAAAACGGATTAGATGCTTCTATCATGAGAGTAGGCAATCTGACTCAACGTACAAGTGATGGCAAATTTCAAAGGAATATAGAAGACAATGGATTCTATGGCAGACTAAGAGAATTACTCATATTGAAAAAGATGCCAAAGGAGTTATTGAATCAAAAAGTTGAGATGACACCAGTTGACCAATGTAGTGATGCAATAGTTAAAATTATTAAGAGTGAACCAGAGTATACTGGAATCTATCACGTATATAACCCTAATAAAGTTGGTGTTATATCTATTTTGCATATCATTGAAAAAATGGGGTATAAGATATTACCAGTATCTATGGATAATATTACTACTCTTATATCTCATAGCAAAGAAAAGCTGAAACATTTATTAAGTATAAGGAATAAAAATGCACATGTCAGTAAAAATATAGCAGTTGATAATTATCTGACAACCAATTATTTGGAGAATTTAGGATTTACTTGGGATAAGATAGATGAAGATTATTTGAGAGCATTCATTAAGAATATAGAACTAAGAGATAGTTTGTAG
- the panB gene encoding 3-methyl-2-oxobutanoate hydroxymethyltransferase, protein MKTVTTQTIRNKKKNNEIITMLTAYDYPTAAILDEAGIDIILVGDSLGMVILGYENTTEVTIEDMLHHVKAVSRGSKHSLIVADLPFLTYHTGKYEAVRNAGRLVQEGKANAVKLEGGTEVIKQTKAIINAGIPVMGHIGLTPQSINQLGGYYIQGKSEEKAKKLLEDAMALEEAGAFAIVLECIPTELARLITEKVEIPTIGIGAGSDCDGQVLVTNDILNLYSNMVPKFVKQYANLQDEIMKATSNYIRDVEQKAFPSKEHVFHIKQDVIDSIYGGGKKS, encoded by the coding sequence ATGAAAACTGTAACTACACAAACAATAAGGAACAAGAAAAAGAATAACGAAATAATAACAATGTTGACAGCATATGACTACCCTACAGCAGCTATACTGGATGAAGCAGGTATCGACATAATATTGGTTGGCGATTCATTAGGAATGGTTATCTTAGGTTATGAAAATACTACAGAGGTAACTATAGAAGATATGCTTCATCATGTAAAAGCAGTTTCTAGAGGCAGCAAACACTCATTAATCGTTGCTGACCTTCCCTTCCTGACTTACCACACAGGAAAATACGAAGCTGTGAGAAATGCAGGACGTCTTGTTCAAGAAGGCAAAGCCAATGCTGTAAAACTTGAAGGCGGAACAGAAGTAATTAAACAAACCAAAGCAATTATAAATGCAGGAATCCCTGTTATGGGACATATTGGACTAACCCCTCAATCAATTAATCAATTAGGCGGTTATTATATTCAAGGAAAATCCGAAGAAAAAGCAAAAAAATTACTTGAAGATGCAATGGCTCTAGAAGAAGCTGGAGCATTTGCAATCGTACTTGAATGTATACCAACGGAATTAGCAAGACTGATTACAGAAAAGGTAGAAATCCCTACTATAGGTATCGGTGCAGGTTCTGACTGTGATGGTCAGGTATTAGTTACCAATGATATATTGAACCTATATTCCAACATGGTACCAAAATTCGTTAAGCAATATGCTAATCTACAAGATGAAATCATGAAAGCTACCAGCAATTATATAAGAGACGTAGAACAAAAGGCTTTTCCTAGTAAAGAACATGTTTTTCATATAAAACAGGATGTAATTGATTCAATATATGGTGGAGGGAAAAAATCATGA
- a CDS encoding Rossmann-like and DUF2520 domain-containing protein produces the protein MFGFIGAGKVGTTLGMYFNNMHLPISGYNSKSLASAKKSAALTNSKAYENITQLVDSSKYIMITTTDDAIEDVVGQLISINAAWEDKVVCHTSGTHPSTILEPLSKLGSTTLSLHPMLSFADINYALTMLPQTPLTLEGKGNLIDDFRKILLDINFKIHSISSEQKSLYHAAACIVSNYIVTVIDTGIETLNRIGLKQESSLELIESLVKGTMNNIFEKGTVNSLTGPLARGDVQTIKTHIRALSREDRSLEQFYCLLGDRTLSLVEKQNKLNEYTLNTLKEVLQDENCNYTNNKEQEKE, from the coding sequence ATGTTTGGATTTATAGGAGCTGGAAAAGTTGGAACAACATTAGGTATGTACTTTAACAATATGCATCTGCCTATCAGCGGTTATAATAGTAAGTCACTTGCATCAGCCAAAAAAAGTGCTGCTTTAACCAATAGCAAGGCTTATGAAAATATTACCCAATTAGTTGATTCCTCAAAATATATCATGATAACTACTACTGATGACGCAATAGAAGATGTTGTTGGTCAGTTAATATCAATAAATGCAGCATGGGAGGATAAAGTTGTTTGTCATACAAGTGGTACTCATCCCTCCACTATACTTGAACCTCTTTCCAAGCTTGGTTCAACTACCCTATCACTACATCCTATGTTATCATTTGCTGATATTAATTATGCATTAACCATGTTACCGCAAACACCACTTACATTAGAAGGTAAAGGAAATCTGATTGATGATTTCAGAAAAATCCTGCTAGATATTAATTTTAAAATACACAGCATAAGTTCAGAGCAAAAATCTCTATATCATGCAGCTGCTTGTATAGTATCTAACTATATTGTTACTGTAATTGATACAGGAATAGAAACTCTTAACCGAATTGGATTAAAGCAGGAATCATCATTAGAACTAATAGAATCCTTAGTAAAAGGAACAATGAATAACATTTTTGAAAAAGGGACTGTGAATTCCCTTACTGGACCTTTAGCTCGAGGTGATGTCCAAACTATCAAGACACATATACGAGCTTTATCTAGAGAAGATAGAAGCCTTGAACAATTTTATTGTTTACTAGGTGATAGAACTCTAAGTCTAGTAGAAAAACAAAACAAATTAAACGAATACACTCTAAATACTTTAAAGGAGGTATTACAAGATGAAAACTGTAACTACACAAACAATAAGGAACAAGAAAAAGAATAA
- the coaBC gene encoding bifunctional phosphopantothenoylcysteine decarboxylase/phosphopantothenate--cysteine ligase CoaBC, which translates to MLKGKTIVIGVSGGIAVYKVCDLVSKLKKLNADVHVIMTESATEFVAPLTFESLSLQPVIVDMFAKIVKWDIEHIALAKAADLFLVAPATANIIGKIANGIADDMLSTTIMATKAPKIIAPAMNTNMYENPIVQDNIKKLKNYGYKFIKPDSGRLACGDLGIGKLANVDTIIESITMNLIEDKPLAGQKILITAGPTREALDPVRYMTNHSSGKMGYAIAEAAAVKGAEVTLISGPVTLEKPNNLKKYIQIESAEEMFTAVKDNLKDQNIIIKSAAVADYRPEVYVDKKIKKSDEDFKLTLTRNPDILKWIGMHKTPEQLIVGFAAETNDVMENGISKLKKKNIDMIIVNDVTRADAGFGTDTNCVTLIDKKGNKKAYPVMPKKQLAHSILDYIIANF; encoded by the coding sequence ATGCTAAAAGGAAAAACTATCGTTATTGGTGTAAGTGGTGGAATTGCAGTATACAAGGTATGTGACCTTGTTAGTAAACTGAAGAAATTAAATGCGGATGTACATGTAATTATGACTGAATCAGCAACAGAATTTGTTGCACCCTTGACATTTGAATCACTATCATTGCAACCTGTGATTGTAGATATGTTTGCAAAAATAGTTAAATGGGATATTGAACATATTGCTTTAGCCAAGGCTGCTGATTTGTTCTTAGTTGCTCCTGCTACAGCTAATATAATAGGTAAAATAGCAAATGGAATAGCAGATGATATGTTATCAACAACCATCATGGCAACTAAAGCACCTAAAATTATTGCACCTGCTATGAATACCAATATGTACGAAAATCCTATAGTACAAGATAATATCAAAAAATTAAAGAATTATGGCTATAAATTCATTAAGCCAGATTCAGGAAGATTAGCATGTGGTGACTTAGGCATAGGAAAACTAGCCAATGTAGACACTATTATTGAATCAATTACCATGAATTTAATAGAAGATAAACCTTTAGCTGGGCAAAAAATATTAATAACAGCTGGACCAACAAGAGAAGCTCTTGACCCGGTTCGTTATATGACTAATCATTCTTCTGGCAAAATGGGTTATGCTATTGCTGAAGCAGCAGCCGTAAAAGGAGCAGAAGTCACTTTAATATCTGGACCTGTTACCTTGGAAAAACCCAATAACCTAAAAAAATATATTCAGATTGAATCTGCAGAGGAAATGTTTACTGCTGTAAAAGACAATCTGAAAGACCAGAATATAATTATTAAATCTGCTGCTGTAGCAGACTATCGTCCAGAGGTTTATGTAGATAAAAAAATAAAGAAATCAGACGAAGATTTCAAACTTACTCTAACCCGTAATCCAGACATACTAAAATGGATCGGCATGCACAAAACCCCAGAACAATTAATAGTGGGATTCGCAGCTGAAACCAACGATGTTATGGAAAATGGAATTAGTAAACTGAAGAAAAAAAATATTGATATGATAATAGTTAATGATGTCACTAGGGCAGATGCAGGTTTTGGCACTGATACCAATTGTGTAACATTAATTGACAAAAAAGGTAATAAGAAAGCCTACCCAGTTATGCCTAAAAAACAATTAGCCCATAGTATACTGGATTATATTATAGCTAATTTCTAA